The Solanum lycopersicum chromosome 2, SLM_r2.1 DNA window TCAACGCAGATAATTAGGTACTTAGTTTGTGTATATCTAAAAAGAATGTCTACAATAACAATTAGGGATTTTTTCAATAATCTGGACACCATCTGTATCAATACTATGGTAAGGCTACCATGCGTATGCATACCCTACTTCAGATGTGTGCAAGAATATCAATAAACTGTTTGATGCACAACGAATGACAAGATACGGAAATCTAAGCACATGAGAAACGTTGCTCTAGCAAGCACAGAAGAGAATCATGTCTGTTGAACCATTCTGTGTCAAAGATCACCCTAATTGCAAACTCGTGTTAGAGACAACTGGAGTTTTGTCGTCGCAGTTTTGGAAAAGCTGGTCATATAGCAAATCTTGATGAATAAGGGAAAATGGAAGGTACAGGACATGCTCCTAAGCTAGCAAAACAAATACGAAACTAACAAGGGTAATTTGATCAGAATTGACTCTCAACCACCGTGCTATAGTCAGCAATACAAAAGAACTTGCTGACTTGAGAAGCATTCTTTTCCACCTTTACTTCACCTACTCCAAAGCGTACAACTTTATTCATCAAGAGAAggattattctttcttttttttccttaatgaAACCAAACTTACAGGGGAGAACATTTTTCGGTTTCcctttaaatgaaaaaattgtgtAATTGAAGAAACATGAACCAATCTAACGCGCCTGTGTTGATGATAATTACTTCATCTTTTTTCAGGGGGTGAGGGTGGGGCAGCATAAACTGAAATCATCATACAAATGAAACTAAATAGTATAATAATTCAGGAGACTTGTGAGCCTACAGAATTTGCTGTATAAATTCAAAACAGAATGCAGGATGAGTTGAAGTAAAACCCCATGTGTAAAATTCAACATTCAGAGGCCTATGGTTATCAATTCGTCAAGGTCCAGCTGGATGCATACAATTCACAAGAGAATAAAAACTTTACTATGCTTTCTGTCCAAGTTGTTTCAAAAGTTTAAGCTTTTTCTGACTTTCCAGACGCGTCGAAAGCTCGGAAGTTTTCTTTTTAGTGTCCTCTAACTCTTTCTCCAGCTCCTCTATCTGCGTCATTTATGTCAGATATAAGGACGCATAATTTCAAAAgcataacttaaaagaaaagttaaaagtATCAAACACATGCTCCTCAAGGAAGTGCTACATACTGTACGTTTCAACTCGGTTTCTCTCTGGATGAATGATTCACACCTGTGGAATAAGGATTCAAAATGTTACCAACTGCAGAGCCAATCAGTTTTAGTTTCTAGAGGAGGCCAAAAGCTGGAAGATATAAATAGAGAAGGAAACTGGAAACAAGGATTAGTCCAGAGACACTGCATTGAGATTTGAGGCTGCCTGAAATTTTAGGCTAAAATCAGAGATGAAAGAGAGATAAAAGGCTGAGAAGTTTATATCGTTTAAATCTCCCAAGTCAAATTTAAGGGCAAAACCAAAATCAAGAGAAAAAAGCACTAATCATGTCCTCATATTGGAAGGCCCATCCCCAAGAAGCAACATGTGGTGGTTGTCAGTTGTCACTCATTCATTGATCAACAAACTCGAGAGGAAACAGTAGCATGAATTCTGCAGAATCTTTTCCCCTAAAATTCAGTTGTACACTGCAACGCTTTTTAAATAATAGATGTGGTGCCCAAGCCACCATACGCACATCTCAACTAATTCAACGGTGACCTGCTTCCTTATACCAACACAAGTGTGGGGGTTACTGTGTCCACCAAGGCTTAAGACATAAGAGAAGAATCACCTGCCATTTTCTACCTCTATTGGCATTCAACTTGAGTCTTCCACGACCCATTCCAGCTTCATTGATTGCTAGAAAAGACACTTTGTGCCACAACAACCACTGATTTTTCTGACAAGCACCACGTCAAAGGCTTCTCTTCAATTCTAGTGAAGGAGAAAAAAAGACGACTTATTGCATTACATCTAATCATGTGCAGCTCCTGCGACGTGCTTTCTGACCAGGTTTGACAATACTGGCTGAGTGGGATAAAGATAGTTCATATTCTGTTATGCTACATTTAGTGGTTATAATTGTTTGCTTTGTCTTAGCATCAGGTACAGGGTTCGCCTGATAAGTCAACCCAGGTCACACGTTACAGTTTTTGGGTTTTTACATGTCAACAGCAAGAATGAGTAGACTAGAGAACTAGAAGATAAGCCGAAAGGACTAAcaagcagaagaagaagaaacacaCCAGAAGAAGAATGTAATTCTTAAAAAGATAAGATTAGTAAcataacaaaaacaaacaagCCACAAGAACACGACAACAATTACAATGCATACTTAGGAGAGTCCTAAGTAGCAAAAGTGAGAAAGCTTCAAGTATCTTGGGTATCCAAGGAAATCGGATTAAAGACTGAAGAAGTATTGGGAAGAGGTGATTGGATAGGACATGGTGCATCTTCAATTTACTGAGGACAAGACCTTAGATAGGAGAGTTAGGATAGAATGTTAGTAGGTAGTGGAGCATTGTCTCGCTTTCTGGATAGGCTTGTCGGTAGTTTGGTAAACCGGTACATGTTTCTCCTTTCATATAAGTAGTATTAGCAGTATACCCATAGTTTCTTTTCTTCTACTACCTATTGTTTCTTGTGCTTCGAGTATCACATTATTCTGTTAATTGCTGTTTTTTTCTTCTACATGTTAGGTAATGctttctctattattttttatttttattttttataaggaTGCTTTCTCTATTATTTCTTATGTCTTCTTTACTTCTGTATGTTCTTTTTCATATTGCTTTAATATTGCATtacttgagccgagggtcttcCAAAAACAACCTCATGGAAGTAGAGGTAAGGTATTCATACACTCCACCCTCTTCAGACCCACTTGTGAGAttacactaggtatgttgttACAGTAACCTGTGTAACAAATCTGTGAAATTGCTAAATAGTCTTAAGGCCATTCTTGTACTAAGATTTTAAGTTCCAGCATAGTGTAATGTAGGACAGATATTTGATTTGCCTACAAATTCCCTAATTGAAATACAATATGGATGGATATAATCCCACTTCCCGTTATTAACAATCCAATCTGAGGGGATACAGTCCGACCTTATCCTATATGAGGGGTATCAAATGACTCTCAAGTGTATAAATCCATCAAAATTGATCAATCATGCAAAGGCAAAATGTATGCCGTGCAGCTGTATCTTAAAGAGAGCTTTAAAAAACATGTACCTCCTAAAGAGTTGGATATTTTCTTCACAAATCTGATCAATTGACATGCAACTTGAACTGGATATTTGTGTATCTTTTTTAACAGACTCCTGCAAAAATACCAATAAAGAACATCATTTATGTATGTACTCTAATAAATTGACACAAACCCATTAGACGTTTGATATCCTTATTAAGAACATGAATATAGTAATATCAACTTCTCAACAACGTAAAAgaaccataaaaaaaaaagtgaatcaaacaaaaaacgagaaaagaaagaacaagGTCCTACAGTTGCATTCCCTGTCATAGGCTGTACACCTGGCAATTCCATGTTGCAGTTGGTTCTTCTACTGTTGCCACTCTGTGCAGAACGGAGATGTGGCCTGGGATGAGCTGCAAGATCTGTAACTGTTTGAAATTTTGTTGGCGACGGTGTTTGAGCATTAGCCACTTGAACTTGGGGTGGAACAAaagattctctcagaaggtttTGTAAATGCGGTTCAAGAGGCTTCAATCCTATCAAGTGACAATGACCTTTCCTGTATTATGATCACAAGAAACATGCCTATGTCACAAGTTGAGAAGTACAACTATTTCAATGGCTAACAGTGACAGAATACCGTGATGAAACATAGCAATTCGCGAAATAAATTTCAGAGGTGTAGTAGCCTAGTAGGTAGGTGGAAACGGAGAGGAGAAGAAAAGTACAGCTAAGCCTACCAGAAGCTAGAAATATTAGAAGTATAAactttcttcataaaaaaaaaaacttaattaactCACAGCCACCAGCCCACCCACTGTTCATCTGatggaaattcaaattttgttctCGGTAAGCAAGAACGGGACAGGCTTTAATCATGGATAGGAGAAAATGACAATCATGACTGACCACATGCACTTTAGCTACCTCACAACTTCAAGCAGGATTTGACAATGAATGAATTCTAAAGAAAAAGTGACAAAATTACTAGATCTCCATTAGTTTCAACTTCTAAAGACTTACAAATGCAAACGAAGTACAAAGCAAACCCTCCATCTATAACACAACCACCATTTCATCCAGAAAAacaaaagggggggggggggggggaggatcTTAAGGGATCATTTGGTAGGGTGTATAAAAATAGTGTTGAATATGGTGTATGCTTTTAGTAGTTATGCTATGCAGTGTTTATAGTTTggtgtattaaaaataacatgcaTTGCATAGTTTCTAAACAAATGAAAATGCACTCTACCAAATGAAACACGCCCCCACCCCAAGGGTTTTGAATGAAGATTTAACTGCAGCATCGGTTCTGTTTAATCAAAAGGAATTGAACATATGACCTACAAATTTACATaactaaacaaacaaaaagatgATGAACTCCGTTATCTGAAATTACAGCACAGAACATACCAGTAATCCATCACTATTTGCTTTAGTTTAGTCTCCAGCTTGAAAAACAGAGAAGATCGTTCAAAATCTTGCTTGTCATGTGCAGGTTCTATGAAATTTGCTTCCAGAACACCTGAGTCGAGCAATTGAGTACATCATTGTCATACCATAATGATAGAAGTGGGTCTGAATACTTAAAATACATACCAACAACACCATTTCCTTTGGAAGAACCGTCTGCAGTAACTTTCCAGAATGGCTAAGAAAACCCAGAAGAACATAATCAGCAATAGGCAAATTCAAGttacttagaaaaaaaattatgaagttATCTCAAGTCCAGCAAGATTCTCAATTCAGGCCAACCGCAATGTTTGGATCAGAGGTTTAAGGTCTATTCGAATTTggttttcctcttttctttttctctattttctgTTTGGGGGTGGAGGGTGGGGGGTGTTAAACCAGGCCAAATCAGATAAGCTTTTTTGTTACCATCTTCAGCTAAgatgaacaaaaaaatattgcatataACATCTTTCTCCAGACACAACATCGCGTACCCTGATGAGGCGATTTTTGTGGTAAACATTGAATCCACAAACTGATGATGGAGTATCCTTGACGAAGCCAAGACTTGTTTCAACCAAGATCTGCAGCAGAGCAGCAAAGCTGTTTGAATCCACAAATCTAGATGATTAGCAAATATAGCCACAAGCCCAATAACCGATTTGCAATTAGTAAGTCCCCACACACAAAAAATCATATCTGAGGAGAATATTAATGTTATAATGGTAAAACCGCTGTTTTGTTCTCATTGTGTACATTTGAATCAATAAACAGTTTACAATCTATAGTTGGACTTCTAGTCTAATGTGAACGTACATCCCTCTAAAGCAGGAAAATCAAGAACCCATATCATTCTGTACCTCCTTTGATGTTCCAGCAAGTTGCGGCCTGTAAGTGATTACTTTTGTGAGCTTCAACTCATCAAGAATATTATACTGCTCAACAGGCTTCCCTCTTAGTATGAtactaaaatttgtaaattttttgagGTATAATATGGATGTGTATGCCTGATAAGAGATATAAGGAAGCATTAAAATACATTAGCAAAATAATCGGCAGGGATGTTTATAGaaattaagtaaaattaaaTGGTTACTCTTAGAGAGTATCGTAAACGGTACGAAATATGGGATTGCAGTTCACGCCCTCTCTTGTTCGTTTTTGATGTATTTCCATGATTAGCTTCATCTCTCAACGTTATGTCCTGCATgaccaaaaaaagaaaggataaGGCTTCCTTCAAATAAGCAAGAGAAGGATGAGGCAGAAAAAGGAGGAAATGTTCAAAGAGCATTGAGAGCAAAATCTGTGATGCCAAAAATATAATACGACGCTATTTTGAGAGCATAGTGAACAATGTGCAGAAAGTTAAACTTAACTGcattctttttttagttttttggtGTAATTAGTACTCAAATGACACTATCTCTATTATTCATGTGCTAGATTCAATTTAAACCATAGAGAAGTGAAATGAGGAGTACTCTTGTACATAAGGTTTCAATCAAACCCATGTATTGTCTTGTGATATAATACAAAGTTACCAAGttcaaagaatatatatatatatagatggatatataaaaaaaacacaataccAAACAGTATTATAAGAGGAATTGTcattaaggggtcgtttggcacagagattaataatttaaataatttaatacaaatcataaaatcaagaaaataaataaaataattaaaatgattagAGGTATATTTTTGCCTTTACATAAACTTATCCCATGGTATTAAatcttatatattaataatacctCCAAATGGAAGGTATTACTAATGCATATACATAGGCCCCAATTCCTACCAAACATAGTATTAAAGAATACCATACATCATACATGGACTATTTCTTCAAATACccctaccaaacgacccctaggTTAGAGGAATGAAGTAAAATTACAGCCCAATAGAAATGACATTTAGCTGTTTAtcatatgaaaagaattatggGTTTTGTACTACTTTTATAGTAAAGATGAAATACAGAAGATGTAGAGTCTATATTTTATCTCTTAGATTACATTTAGAATCTGCGTATGCTGCAGCCTTTTCCTCTTTATAGTCTTGTAAATTTAAGGGGTACTTCACAATTTGTAGTTGCACAGCCTACTGTCaccattttatatatgaaagtattACCTTcttcaaacaaacaaacaaaaagaaaaacatttgaCATAGACAGGATCATCAAAAACCAttcgtttttttttaaatcaaaaaccATTCGTTTATCGAGACCTTCTTATCACCTTTTTCTCCTATGTCAGGATTAAGGGCTCATCTGGTTAGGGAACAAGTTATCCCAGGATTTCTATCCCACCCTCAATgtgaaaccaaaaaaaaaaatacaatcgCGGGATAAGTTATCTCGCTATTTTTCCCAACCAAACCAAACATGGGATAAACTCATCCTAAAATTATCCTGGGACTAGTTATTCCTTATACTGGACGAGCCTTAAGAGCAGCTATAGACACACTAACCTAAGGTATGTGGTTTACAGGAGTCTGAAAGTTGAGccaaatattttcaagaaatagACATACCTCATCATCGTCATCAAAGTTCAGTTCATAAATGCCTTCATCGTTTAGCCATAGGTTGAAGACAATAATCCTAGTTCCATGTGATTTTATATCATCAAACTGGAGAACATATAAGAGAAAAGATAGAGCATTcagtaataaaaaataaataatttctgGTAAAAATAATTGCTGGTGGAATCTATTCTATAGCTGATTCTTCTGATGTCCAAAGATGGAATCTATTTCTAAGAAAGAATTTAAATGATTGGGGAGCTGCAAGATTTCGTTTTCTATTAGTCCCTTAGCACCTTCATCCTGGATCAACCCAAGGGTGATTCTATTATATGAAGGTATGATACAGGTGAAACATTCTTGGTTAATACTTGCTAAATGTCACTGACTTCTTCCGACACCGACCGTTGACCTTGGAAGAAGATTTTACACAACAAAGCACCCCTTGAAGGTTTCTTGTTTTCGGTGGCTTGTGTCTAAGGAAGCATCCTCACTTGATCAAACTATTCAGAGAAGACAAATGCAATTGTGTAGCAGGTGTCCCCTCTGTGAGAGAACCCTGATGAATACTTGTTATCTTTTTCCTAATTGCAAGATCACTTATCAGATTTTTGATATGCCTAACATACCACCTTGCCAAATGTCCACAATATAGcccaacaacatacccagtgtgtTCCACAAGTGGCGTCTGGGAGGGTGGGATGTACACAAACCCTATCCCTACCTTTTGAGGGATAGAGAAGTTGTTTCCTAAATAAAACAAGGTGACCTAGAACTAAAATCTGCATACTTATTGCATAATCTAGAAACTTATCTCAGCTCCAATTGGAAGTGAAATTTTAATATGCTATACATAATGATGAAAGTTAAATGTGCTCCATTTTACCGTTTTCTGTTCAACTTTTTTCTCCTCCATCCATAAAAAGTCCTGAAGTAACTAGTAGGCTACACATGTACCCAATTTAATAGGAAGAAACATACAATTTACAACTCAACTTTAAAACCATGTCATCTCAAACATGTGCATATACAtggatattttaatatttgctAGTTATATTATGACCATAGCATGATCTCataacaaaaacaagaaaattcaaataacaCCATCAAAGCTCAGAGTCTGCAACAAAGAATTAATCTATAAAAGTAACTTTCTAGAAATGACAattcatacaaaataaattcatgatataaaaatatagcTTTAAAGTATATGTACAATTATCCAATCAACCTGTTGCAGAAGATCCAATTTTGTTGCAAAAGGGGACCACTCaagaattgtattcaaattTGTTGACCAATCATCTTGAGAGCCATATACTATTGGTTCAGCCCAATGGCCGGTGATATCATAATCGATCTGCATTCATTttcaattgaaaaaagaaaaactaaagaTAGATGTTCATGTTAGAAATATATTACAAACTTCAAGTGCCAAATATTACAAGTTTCAACAGAATGTAAAGACTTTTTACCATTGGAACAATCACATCATCTTGCCCTGTTCTCCGAAGAAATGTATAGGACAGAAGGCCAACACTTTGAGTTGCTCGGCTAGACCATAAAAGTGcagaaaatatcaaaattcataacATTCTCAAGCACAACATCAATTCTAATTTCTAGCAACATAACTAATTGTTTGGTAACACCAGTGACCAATTAACTTcagaaatagcatgttgttACATATCAAGCAGCACATTGCAAACAAACCCCCATCAATTAACTTCTGGGCCGCTCcttcctcttttatttttctccaatTCATTTGGATTCATTCTATACAAGAACTAATATCTGTTCAAATATAAGCCTGTTCCACTCCAGAGCTGCCTtgcaataaaaaaattggagtAACCATCTTGAAAACCAAGGTTCAAATCCCAACAGAAGCAACACCTAGGTGAGTTCTTATTTGCCTTAGTCTCGACTGGCAGAGTTACTCAATAGTTGTACTGGTTAAAAAAAGCAAATACCAAGTGGATCAGTCAAGGTGTGCACAAATTCCCCCGAGCACCACTGTTATCCAAGAGAATAACGATAATGATAAGCTTATCCAAGCGCTTCTAA harbors:
- the LOC101246200 gene encoding protein MICRORCHIDIA 2-like, which produces MPPKVEKLPINVVELDSSDDEGTGVPVVGMTKPEINHGGNSLSKSPVIENPNAVVPPDSNYRPLDSRSFWRAGNFEVGRIKSSAIHGELEHARVHPKFLHSNATSHKWAFGAIAELLDNAVDEVSSGATFVKIDRISNPRDNSPALLFQDDGGGMDPDRLRKCMSLGYSSKTSNSTIGQYGNGFKTSTMRLGADVIVFSRSSRSGRATQSVGLLSYTFLRRTGQDDVIVPMIDYDITGHWAEPIVYGSQDDWSTNLNTILEWSPFATKLDLLQQFDDIKSHGTRIIVFNLWLNDEGIYELNFDDDDEDITLRDEANHGNTSKTNKRGRELQSHISYRLRYSLRAYTSILYLKKFTNFSIILRGKPVEQYNILDELKLTKVITYRPQLAGTSKEILVETSLGFVKDTPSSVCGFNVYHKNRLIRPFWKVTADGSSKGNGVVGVLEANFIEPAHDKQDFERSSLFFKLETKLKQIVMDYWKGHCHLIGLKPLEPHLQNLLRESFVPPQVQVANAQTPSPTKFQTVTDLAAHPRPHLRSAQSGNSRRTNCNMELPGVQPMTGNATESVKKDTQISSSSCMSIDQICEENIQLFRRCESFIQRETELKRTIEELEKELEDTKKKTSELSTRLESQKKLKLLKQLGQKA